One region of Diabrotica undecimpunctata isolate CICGRU chromosome 6, icDiaUnde3, whole genome shotgun sequence genomic DNA includes:
- the LOC140444601 gene encoding uncharacterized protein — translation MFLLNIPNERPVVLIFDGHSSHTSIALRETALREDIIILKLPPRTSHLLKPVDLAVFKPLKQMYDEALIKWQRRNYGTKLPKSIFSSIISQVWKELTSKHIRSGFSKAGIYPFCNTVIPVDKFEPEAFKRFQYHNSP, via the coding sequence ATGTTCCTTCTGAATATTCCTAACGAGAGACCCGTTGTTCTGATCTTTGACGGCCACTCTTCACACACATCAATTGCCCTTAGAGAAACTGCTTTAAGGGAagacataattattttaaaactaccGCCACGTACTAGCCATCTCCTAAAGCCAGTGGATTTGGCTGTGTTCAAGCCTTTAAAACAAATGTACGATGAAGCTCTTATAAAGTGGCAAAGAAGAAATTACGGTACAAAGTTACCGAAATCCATATTTTCATCTATAATTTCACAAGTATGGAAGGAGCTGACTTCAAAGCATATTAGAAGTGGTTTTAGTAAGGCCGGTATTTACCCATTCTGTAATACAGTGATTCCTGTTGACAAATTTGAACCTGAGGCTTTCAAAAGATTTCAATATCATAACTCTCCATAA